In one window of Arachis ipaensis cultivar K30076 chromosome B06, Araip1.1, whole genome shotgun sequence DNA:
- the LOC107646499 gene encoding mannosylglycoprotein endo-beta-mannosidase, with protein sequence MAEQHRKTVLDSGWLAARSTEVQFTGIQLTTTHPPTSPTSPWMQALVPGTVLGTLVKNKVVPDPFYGLQNEDIVDIADSGRDYYTFWFFTTFNCKLSINQHCDLNFRGINYYADVYLNGHEITLPKGMFRRHAIDVTDILHPDGSNLLAILVHPPDHPGRIPPEGGQGGDHEVRIRFRSFSVVAYFLLHLLPQLFFYKPNLWWPNGMGKQSLYNVIINIDVKEYGESDSWSHLFGFRKIESHIDDATGGRLFKVNGEPIFIRGGNWILSDGLLRLSKKRYNADIKFHADMNLNMIRCWGGGLAERPEFYHYCDYYGLLVWQEFWITGDVDGRGDPISNPNGPLDHDLFLFCARDTVKLLRNHPSLALWVGGNEQTPPDDINTALKNDLRLHPWFEAVDETNKSVGHLSPELTDPSQYLDGTRIYIEGSLWDGFADGKGNFTDGPYEIQNPEDFFKDNYYDYGFNPEVGSVGVPVASTIRATMPPEGWKIPVFKKLSNGYVEEVPNPIWEYHKYIPYSKPSNVHDQIQLYGDAKDLDDFCLKAQLVNYVQYRALLEGWSSRMWSKYTGVLIWKTQNPWTGLRGQFYDHLLDQTAGFYGCRCAAEPIHIQLNLATYSIEVVNTTLKELSNVGMEASVWNLEGTCSYYKILENLSLLPKKVASISEMDYPKSKNSELVYFLLLKLYSMSDHTTISRNFYWLHISGGDYKLLEQYRKKKIPLRITSQTSNEGSTYKIQIQVKNTSKEPYSKSSTSRLSYVDGKDSLETADSLVDKEHEVGWFKRLQRCFAGKSDGLKVYEINGEDVGVAFFLHFSVHTSKKDNKEGEDTRILPKYWFFTSLKFNKGRVNIRKILVDFFS encoded by the exons ATGGCGGAGCAACACCGCAAGACGGTGCTTGATTCAGGGTGGCTGGCAGCCAGGTCCACCGAAGTCCAATTCACTGGAATCCAGCTCACCACTACTCACCCCCCTACTTCCCCCACTTCACCATGGATGCAAGCTCTCGTCCCTGGAAc TGTTCTGGGGACCTTAGTGAAGAACAAAGTGGTGCCTGATCCCTTTTATGGACTTCAAAATGAAGACATTGTAGATATTGCTGATTCTGGAAGAGATTATTATACCTTCTGGTTTTTTACCACCTTTAACTGTAAGCTG TCTATCAATCAACACTGTGATCTGAACTTCCGTGGAATCAATTACTATGCTGATGTGTATTTGAATGGGCACGAAATCACATTGCCAAAAGGAATGTTTCGAAGGCATGCAATTGATGTCACCGATATTCTTCACCCTGATGGCAGTAATCTTCTAGCTATTCTTGTTCACCCTCCCGATCATCCTGGGAGAATTCCTCCTGAAGGGGGACAGGGTGGTGATCACGAGGTCAGGATACGGTTTAGA TCATTCTCTGTTGTAGCTTATTTTCTTCTGCATCTTCTTCCCCAGCTTTTCTTCTATAAGCCCAATTTATGGTGGCCAAATGGAATGGGAAAGCAGTCTTTGTACAATGTTATCATTAACATTGATGTTAAAGAATATGGTGAGTCTGATTCATGGAGCCATCTCTTTGGGTTCCGCAAAATTGAGAGCCATATTGATGATGCTACTGGAGGGAG GTTGTTTAAAGTCAACGGAGAACCAATTTTTATTCGAGGGGGAAACTGGATATTGTCTGATGGGCTACTGAGGCTTTCTAAGAAGCGGTATAATGCAGATATAAAATTTCATGCAGATATGAATTTAAACATGATTCGTTGCTGGGGTGGTGGACTTGCAGAAAGGCCAGAGTTTTATCATTATTGTGACTATTATGGCCTTCTG GTATGGCAAGAGTTCTGGATAACTGGGGATGTTGATGGACGTGGCGATCCAATATCAAATCCAAATGGACCTCTAGACcatgatcttttcttgttttgtgcaAGAGACACGGTGAAACTTCTCAGAAATCATCCTAGTCTTGCTCTCTGGGTGGGTGGAAATGAACAAACTCCACCAGATGATATAAATACTGCTTTGAAAAATGATCTGAGGCTTCATCCTTGGTTTGAAGCTGTAGATGAAACTAACAAATCTGTAGGACACTTGTCTCCGGAGCTGACCGATCCCAGTCAGTACCTTGATGGCACACGCATATACATAGAAGGATCATTGTGGGATGGGTTTGCTGATGGAAAGGGGAACTTCACTGATGGTCCTTATGAAATTCAAAATCCGGAAGACTTCTTCAAGGATAATTATTATGATTATGGATTTAATCCAGAGGTTGGCTCCGTAGGAGTGCCAGTTGCATCTACCATAAGAGCCACAATGCCTCCGGAAGGATGGAAGATACCAGTGTTTAAGAAACTTTCCAATGGTTATGTAGAAGAAGTTCCGAACCCCATATGGGAGTACCATAAATACAttccttattcaaaaccaagCAATGTTCATGATCAAATTCAACTTTATGGTGATGCAAAagatcttgatgatttttgttTGAAG GCTCAACTTGTCAATTACGTACAATATAGAGCTCTTCTCGAAGGATGGAGCTCTCGAATGTGGAGCAAATATACCGGTGTATTGATTTGGAAGACGCAAAATCCTTGGACGGGTCTGAGAGGTCAGTTTTATGATCATCTCCTTGACCAAACCGCAGGCTTCTATGGTTGTCGATGTGCTGCCGAGCCAATTCACATACAACTTAATCTGGCTACATATTCTATAGAG GTCGTTAATACTACGTTGAAAGAATTATCTAATGTGGGTATGGAAGCTTCAGTGTGGAATCTGGAAGGAACATGTTCGTACTATAAGATTCTTGAAAATCTCTCTTTGCTGCCAAAGAAAGTTGCATCTATTTCTGAGATGGATTATCCGAAGTCAAAAAATTCAGAACtagtttattttcttcttctcaaaCTATACAGCATGTCAGATCACACAACCATCTCTAGAAACTTTTATTGGTTACATATTTCTGGTGGAGATTACAAGCTATTGGAGCAATATAGGAAGAAGAAAATACCTCTCAGGATAACATCCCAGACTTCCAATGAAGGGTCCacttacaaaattcaaattcaagtgAAGAACACATCAAAAGAACCATACTCTAAAAGTTCAACAAGTAGGCTCAGCTATGTTGATGGTAAGGACTCACTGGAAACAGCAGATTCCTTGGTTGACAAGGAACATGAAGTTGGTTGGTTTAAGAGGTTACAGAGATGTTTTGCTGGGAAAAGTGATGGTTTGAAAGTTTATGAGATAAATGGGGAGGACGTTGGtgttgctttctttcttcatttttctgtTCATACCTCAAAGAAGGACAATAAGGAAGGGGAAGACACCAGAATTCTTCCGAAGTATTGGTTTTTTACCTCTCTTAAATTTAACAAAGGAAGGGTAAACATAAGGAAAATTTTAGTTGATTTTTTTAGCTAG